Within Candidatus Neomarinimicrobiota bacterium, the genomic segment CTGCCTCTTCGACAAAGTAGTGGGCTTCGAAGGGATAATCGTCGGTGCCATCACCGTCGGTATCGGTATCAAAAAAGTCTAACCGTAACTGGCCCAATCCGGCTTCGGCTTTAATGTCGAACCGAATGGAATCCGTCGACCATTTGTAGAGCATATTTTTTGCCTGGGCCGTTTCGAACCGGGGACCGTCCCACTGATCGCCACCTTCCCACTTGATTGCTGCGGTCGCCTGGCCACCCTCAGTCGGGATACCGGCTTCCTCTTCCACCGTCGCCGAACCACTCCACATTGTACCGAACGAAGAGATATTGCCGGGCACGGCTTTCCCGTTAAAGAAAACCAACGGCATTTCGGCTTCACCCTCAAGGACAAAATGGTCCAAAAGCACTACACCTTCGGAATATTTTGGTTCCGGCTGACTTGAGGCAATAGACAGCTCAATAGCAACCGCCTTTATTTTGTCCAGATCCAGCTCCGAATTCCCGGTGATACCCGACCAGTTAGTCATCTGAAATAATTCGCTGTTGGCCTGATCGGCCCCCAAAACCCCTTCCAGAGAAATGGTCTGGGTATTCCAACCGGGATCGGAATCCAATACCGGGTGAAAGGAGTACCAGTATTCAGCATCATTGATGTCATAGGTCTTTGCACCGTTCTGAGAATTACTGACATCCCAGAGATTAATTCGTAACTGCACTGAACCTGCAATGGACTGAGGCGTTTGGACATAGTAACTGAAAGTCAAATCCGTGAATGCTGAAAAGTCGAAAGTCCCGTTTGAGTCCGGATAAAAATGTTCGACTTTGGCAAATCCGCCCCATTCCTGACTGTCGTGGACACGGTAATCAAACTGCATCGCCGTATCACCCGCAAATACCTCAGTATCGATATACGTGATATCGATGTAATTTGAATCTACATCGCCTGTATCGGCTTCAGCCTCGCTGTAGATCCAAAAAGTCGAGTCGTCGGACGCAGGGGGATTCTCGAAATCCAGAAGCGGAACCTGCCCCAATACGGTTGACACCGTAAAAACTAGTGTGGTGATGAGTAACAACTTTCTCATCGTTCTCTCCTTTTGTTAGTGTTTATCTCCAGTAGATAGCGAGTTTTCGCTAATCTAAATTCCCAACGCTCATACCGCGAGGACACCAAACGGCCGAAAACCATCGGCAGAATAAACGTCCTCTCTCTTTGCCGCAAAACCATGCCTGTCATTATTCAGGGAATCTGAGGCAGTTATCGGAAGCGTTGCACTGTAAATTGTTTATGGTGGCCACAGAATATTGGCCTGGCTGATATAAAATCAGGATGCTCTCCCTGTCTGTTGCAAATACGCCTGTCTTTGAATTAATGCGATCTCTTGGTCTTATTTCAGATAAAATGTGTATCAGGTATATATAAGTTCAAAAACTAGGCCAAGATGATAATGTCAGATGAATTATAGCGTGTGAGACATGCCAGGGGCCTCTATCAAGGCATTTTAGCCGAATCATGCTTTCTCTGGCTTCAACTATATTATCAATACGATAATACTTGAATTATCACCATGATAATTTTGGGCATTCCCCGGCAATACATTTCACAACCTTCACTGGCTACAAGTATTTATATTTTCTATTGGGTTAATTGTCCAAACAGGAGTGAGACATAATTACCATTGACTTAACAACCGATAAATTTTACTTACTTTGCTCCCTCTTCACCGAACCAATAACATATCCTGAACTCTTTTTTCTCCCCTGATATTTAATTCATAAAAATATATTCCGGATGAGGCAGGTGCCCCTTCGTTGTTTTGCCCATCCCACATAATCGTCTGCTCTCCTTCGGCCAATAATCCATGAAACACGGTACTGACCAAAGCGCCTGAAATATCGTACACCCTCACCACAGCATCAGATTCTCTTGAGACTAATATCGGGATACTGGTCTCGGAATTAAAGGGATTTGGGAAATTATTTCCGATCAGCGTATGGGAATCGACCGCGCCGAAGGTATCATTTTCTTTCGCCGTGAACCGGAAGCGGAGAAAATTAAATCCGCCCTGGTGAAAAAGCAGTTTTATCGTATGCTCGCCAGCCGGCAGTTCCATCTCTCCCAGCGAAAGCGATTTCCATTCCTCCCAGCCGCCTGTCTCCGGAACATCGACCTGTGAGGTCAACGGCTCCCCATCCAGAAAAAGCTGGAGTTGCCCTCCAGCTGATTCACCCGCGATTACACACGCTACATCATATTCCCCGTCATATGGGACATCTATGGTGTATGTGACCCATTCTCCGCCCTCAATATGGCCAATGGCGTACACCAACTCATCATCGTACTCCACCTCGGTGATATCGACGCCGTCATTACGATAATTATAGCCCTTATTCCATGGCTGGTCTGCATCCCACCGGGTCTTTATATATTCCGTATCGTAATAGGCGCTGCCCTGCATCCCGATATCATAGTGGACACCGGAGATTGTTCCCGGGAGAGTAAGTTTAGTGTACGGCTGTGGTTTTGCTGCCGATTCACGGTTCACGATCGCAGCCAGCACATCCGGGCGAAAATCACAACTGTCCAGCGCGAATTTGTGTGCAAATTCTACCAGTGCTTGCCGGGCTACAGATTCACCTGGTTTTTCCGCGTTTCCGTTCCAATAATCCAGAATATCATTGTAACCCTCTGTCCTATGGACAGAATACGGCGAGGTATGGGTATCCACCTTTTTGTGGGTCCACCAGTTCCAGCCGATATTGTTTTCTTCCATCAGTGCAATGGTTTGGTAAAACCATGGATTGGAGTTCTCTCCGGATTCGCCCAGCCACAGGGGAACGCCCCACTTTTTCCGGATATTCAGATATTGAGATATTGAGGCGGTATTTGTTTCGTTCCAGTATTTGTGAAACGCATACACCATATTCCCATCGAACGGTGGAGTCATCTCACTGAAATCCGTGGCATACCAGTTCCCCTCAATGAAGATCATATGATTTGTATCGACCTCACGCACCGCATTCTTGAGCCGGAGATAGAGCTTCCGCAGATCCGAATTGGTATAGCCGTCCGGCATCACCGGTTCATTGATCAAATCATACCCGCCTATCCACTCTTCACCGGCATATCGATCGGCCAGGGTCCGCCACAATTCCACCAAATGGTCCTGGTTCTCCGGCTGCGTCCAGAGTTTGGCCTCACCGTCGGAATCGCTGATGTTATCCGAATTTTGACCGCCGGGCGCACAGTGCATATCCAGTATCAAATACAATTGGTTGGACTCACACCAGGAAAGCAGACTGTCGATAAACCCAAATCCCGCTTCATTATAGACTCCTTGTTCCGGGGACAGTAATCGATAGTGCATCGGGAGCCGTATGGAATTTACGCCCCACGAAGCGATCGTATCGATATCCTGCTTCGCCACATAGTTTTCCCGGTAAATTCCGTAAAACTCTTCGGCGCCGTCTTCTCCTATAAGGTCAATGATCCTGTTCCGGATAGTAGTCGGAGAACCGTATCCGGGGACCTTTAACATATACCCCTCCGGCACCAGCCATCCACCGAGGCCGAAGCCCCGTAAGAGAACTTCCTCGCCCTCGGTATTTACAATTTTGGCCCCTTCGGTATGGAGAAACCCGTTCGCCGGTACGGTACTTACAACAAAAGCGACCGATACTGCCATATAACACAATGTTCTTTTCATAATGATATCCGTAATAAATCGTGTGAGTTTATTCATGATTACTCTGTTTGGTCCTCAGGTATTAAGGCTTCCAGAAGATATTTATTCCAGGTGCCGGTATCGGAATCGTAAACACCGAACCCAGAGCAGAATTCCCAGTAGGCCCAGCTGAATCCTCGGCTTTCGGCTTCTCTGGCGATACAGTTGGTCCAGCGCACCCGGGAGACTAATCCGGCCCGGCTATACGCCCCGAATTCTCCCATAAACAAAGATACACCTTTGGAATCTGCCCACTCCGCAGCCCGGTCAAAATCGGCGCGTACCTTCTCTATCTCTGCAGAGTTCCCAGTCCACTCTGTGTTTAGCCAGGCATCACTCCCCTCAACCCATTCCGCCCCCTGGTGGGTGAACGGGAACGGTTCGTAGTAGTGGAAGGTTACAATGATAAATTCATCCTCCTCGGGGATCTCGAGTTGTTCCAGACTTCCCAGGCCGCCCCAATTGGCTGTCCCGATGATCAAAGCACGCTTTGGATTAGACTCCCGTATAATCGAATAGGCATCCAGGAGATATCGATTCCAGAGGTCCGGAGTCAACTGATCGTTCGGCTCATTCAGGATTTCAAATATCAATTGAGGCAAGTAATCGCTGTACCGATCGGCTATCTGTCTCCACAGTGATAAAAACCGTGCTTTATTCGCGGCCGGATTTGTCATAATCTCTTCAAAATGATGGATATTAATAATAGCGACCAGGTTTCGATCCACTGCGTTTTCCACGGCCCAATCCACCCGACGGAAAAATTGCTCATCTATGACGTACGGGGAATCGACATTTGCGTGTGCTGACCAGCGAACCGGAATACGTACGGCATCAAATCCTGCGCTGTCGATAACCTCGAAATATTCTTCCTGCAAAGTCACGCCCCATTCACCTTCTGCAGGCGCCTCCAGGGCATTGCCTAAATTTATTGCTCGACCTATGGATGCATTAATTTCGGCGGCTGGTGGCCAGATGAATTCGGTACTATCCGTGTCTTCAGTTCCGGCGAGATTTTCCGAACATCCACCGCTGGATATTAAGCAGGCAATTGTGAGAAATATTAGACGCTTCATGCGATTAGCCAAATTGAACTAAAATTAAAATTTTCCAGTCTACCGGGGCCCGACAAGTTCTCAGGCAATCCCAGAATCCGCCCGTTCCCTCCGAAGAGCCAAATCAGCCTCGATTTCCGCCATCTTTTCCGACGTTAGCGGATAGAACATAAATACGCCCGCTGCCACAAAGACAAAAACAGTCGGGATCCAGCTCATCAGTAATTTGATCCCGGGAATCGTTGCCGAAATTGTCGCAGGATCCTGACCGTCATACCCATAATTTGCCAAAACTATGCCAATGACCGCGCCGGCGAACCCGCCGCTGGCCTTCATGACAAATGTTCCGGCAGAATAGACGAGACCTGTGGCACGGCGCCCATTTTGCCATTCGGAAAAATCTGCACCATCACCAAGCATAGTGAAATACAGTACCGGCAGTATTGCCGCGAAAAACTCGGATATACTCCCCAGAACAAAAACGGCGGTAATCTGATCCGGCCCCATATAAAATATGAACCCAGTGAAAATTCCGCTGAGTACCATCGATCCGATAAACAGACGCTTCTTGCCAAAGATTTTGGATAAATATCCGGTGAGGAATGCCGCGACCATAGACACGATCAGCAGCACCAGCAGGTATCGCCCGGCAAGCACAGGCTCATTGGCAAAGTGCTTAAAGTAGTATGCAATCGCTCCCTGCTTCACCGAATTGAACATGTTAAACAGAAATCCAATGCACAGCAGAATGAGCCACGGCTTATTCTGCATCACGTCCACCAAATCCTTCTGGGTTCCGCTGGTCTCCTCCCGCGGGCGATTGATCAGTTTATTAATGAAATAATATGCTCCGGCTAACACGGCAACAAGAATCACCCCGGTGGTAACGTTCCGATAGTACACGAAGGCCGAAATCGTCAGTAGGGGCAGAATAATAAAGGGCATGTTTTTCACGAGATCAATCATATCCCGCTTCATGTGGCCTTTTTGGATTTTTTGTGGCGCAACCCGCTCTTTGGTGGTTAAAAAGGTGATTACCATCAGGATTACCAGTAGCACAGCGTAGATTATCGTCGAGTACATGTAGCCCTTCTGCTGATCTCCCCGGCCAAAATATTTAACCAAATCCAGCAAGAAACCGGTCATAATGATTCCGCCGAGGAACGCTCCGGCAAAGCGGAAGCTGGATAGGCTTGCCCGCTCCTCGTGGTCCGGAGTCATTACTCCCATGAGTGCAGAGTATGGTACATTGTTCGCCGTATAGGCCAAAATGAGCCCGAGATAGGTCGCATACGCCCAGATGAGTTTTCCGGTGGGGCCAAAGTTGGGCGTCGTAAACGATAACACCATAAACAGGCCAAGCACCGGCGCAGACCAGAGAATCCACGGGCGGAATTTGCCCCAACGCGTTTCCGTCCGGTCGGCGATCATACCCATCATGACATCGGTGACGCCGTCTGACAGCCGCACTACCAGCAATAATACACCGGCCGCAGCTGCAGAGATGCCAAAGACATCAGTGTAAAAAATCATTAAAAATGCCAAAACGCCGCGCCACACCAGGTTTGCGGCAGTATCGCCCAGACCGTACCCAATCTTTTCCTTCAGCGGAAGTTTGAATTTGGCGTCACTCATTCTCGTCCATTCTCCGGTTAGTGGTCCTGTCTGTCTCTCACCATATTCAACATCTCAACACCTCTTTTTTCACAAATTGACTTATCCCAGCGATACAACAACTCTGTGTTCGCTACCGGATTCGGACAACGGAAGCCTATTCCCGTCGACGGGGTCACCGTCAATCGTAACCTGCTTTACCCCGGTGCTAACATTATCCCCGTTCACCACAGATATATGATAGGTGGCGCCACGGAATTTCCGCGTGACGCGGAAGCCGTTCCACTCTTTGGGAATACACGGTTCGATGGTTAGGCCATCATACCCGGGCCTGATTCCAAGGATGTACTGCGTAATAGCATAGTAATTCCAGGCCGCGGTGCCGGTGAGCCAGGAGTTTTTTCCTTCACCGGGTTTGTAGGCATCTTTTCCGGCAATCATCTGGCAATATACGTACGGTTCCACCTTGTGCAGATCGCTGATATCCTCGAGATACGACGGCGCAATTTTCCGGTAATACTCAAAAGCGCGATCGCCACGTCCGAGCAGCGATTCCCCGATCATAATCCAGGGATTGTTATGACAAAAGACCCCGGCATTTTCTTTGTATCCCGCCGGATAAGTGGATATCTCTCCGTACTCGATGTAATACTCCGTGAATGCCGGCTGATTCAGGACGATACCGTATTCGGTATCCAGATGCTCCTCTACCGAATCCAGCGCCCGCCTGGCCTTCCCATCGTCCAGGCCGATACCGGCCATAGTGCAGAACCCCTGGGATTCGATGAAGATTTTCCCTTCGTCGTTCTGGTGGCTGCCCACTTTATTCCCGTAATAATCGTACGCGCGCAAGAACCATTTGCCGTCCCAGCCGTGCTCTTTGATTGCCTCCGCCATGGCGTCCACATGTTCCTGTGCTTCGGCAGCTTCCGTATCCCGGCCGATCTGGCGGCAGAGTTCAACAAAGACCCCACCATACAGTACAAACTGTCCGGCAATCATCAGCGATTCAGCGGTGCGGCTCATCTTATTATTCGTCGTCTGGAACGATTCGTTGGGATCGGTGGAAAAACAGTTCAGGTTCAGGCAGTCGTTCCAGTCTGCCCGGCCGATGAGCGGCAATCCATGTGGGCCCAGGTTATTCACAGTATGGTAGAATGACCGTTTCAGGTGCTCAAAATGGGGCTCTGCCTTACTCTCGTCATTATCGAACGGCACCTGCTCCTCCAGGATGGAAAAATCGCCGGTCTCCTTGATGTATGAGGTGGTCGAGAGAATCAGCCACAGCGGATCATCGTTAAAGTTCCCGCCGATATCATGGTTGCCTTCCTTGGTCAGCGGCTGATACTGGTGATATGCGGTACCGTCCTCGAATTGTGTGGCGGCAATATCCAGGATACGCTGGCGGGCCCGGGCCGGTGCCTGGTGGACAAACCCGATCAGATCCTGATTGGAATCACGGAACCCCATGCCGCGGCCGATGCCGGATTCAAAAAACGAAGCGCTTCGCGACAAGTTAAACGTGACCATGCACTGGTACTGATTCCAGATATTCACCATCCGATCCAGTTTTTCATCGCCGCTGTCGACTGTATAAACCGAGAGCAGCTCATCCCAGTACTTTCTGAGTTCCTGCAGGGCGGTATCAACCTTCTTCACCGAATCGATCCGCTCCATCAGCGCTCTGGCCTTTCGTTTATTGATGACGCCCTTGCTTACCCATTTATCATCGGGCTCATTTTCCACGTATCCCAGGAGAAAGATTAACTCTTTCGTCTCACCCGGAGCAAGCGTCTGTTCCAGATAGTGGGAAGCAATGGGCGACCAGCCGTGGGCTTCGGAATTCCGTGGCGTTCCTTCCAGCACCGCGTCCGGGGCGCCAAATCCGTTATAGAGCCCCGTGAAACTTTCCCGGTCGGTATCATATCCGTCAATCGGCGCATTGACCGAGTAAAACGCGTAATGGTTCCGGCGCTCTTTGTATTCAGTCTTGTGATAAATCGCTGAGCCCTCGATTTCCACCTCACCTGTGGAGAAATTTCGCTGGAAATTGGTCATATCGTCCTCGGCGTTCCAGAGACACCATTCCACCAACGAAAACAGTTTTATCGATTTGGTCTGGCCTGTCGTGTTTTTCAGGGTCAGTTTCTGTACTTCCGCCCAGGAATTCAGCGGAACAAAATAAAGCACCTCCGCGCGGATACCGTTTTTTTCTCCCGAAATAATCGAATAACTCAGTCCGTGGCGGCAGCTATAATCGTCCAGCGGCGTTTTCACCGGCTTCCAGCCAGGAGACCAGACGGTCTCGCCATCTTTGATGTAGAAGTATTTTCCGCCGTCATCGATTGGGACATTATTGTAGCGGTAGCGGGTGAGCCGGCGATATTTGGCATCTTTGCAGAACGTGTACCCACCTGCCGTATTCGAGATGAGACTGAAAAAATCCTGATTGCCCAGATAATTTATCCATGGATAGGGTGTCCGGGGATCCGTGATTACGTATTCGCGGGCGGCATCGTTAAAGTGACCGAATTTCATCCGGGGACCTCGTTTCAACTATCATTTTGGTGAACTAAAATAGCCTGCAACAAACACGAGCGGTGCGTTCCAGTTGATGGCAATCTCGTTGGATGCGTAACTGTCCAACGAATCCGCATAACACAATGCCGGCGGTGTGTCTTCGGTAAATCTTTCCATTAATACGCGGTCCTGCCGATCTTCGTTTGGCCCGCCGGCCAGGAGGCCGGGAACCGGTTGGACTATACCATCAGCAGCGGATTGCCGGTGATGGATATGCATCGGTGACCGTTCGCCAACTCCGGTGAGAAATGTCATTTCGTGAGCATTTGTGCCTAGGATATAATTAAGCTGATCCAGCGCACCGTTGTAATAAGCGGAATCGTCAAACGTTTCATACCCCATAAGAAGGAGCATGGCCCGGTTCATAGCCAGCGAATTACTGCCCCAGTTGAATTCACCTGGAGCAATTGCCGTGCGGAATCCGCTCCGGTTGATGATTTCGATTACAGCATCACATTGCTCTCTGAGTGCGGATTGAAGCGTAGCTTTCACTTCCGGATCGGCTGCTTGACGGGATGTCCACAGATACGTGAGATGCCCCAGTGTTCCGACCTGATTCCAGGTAAAATTATTTGCCATGGGCTTAACGTCATCAAAATGGTCCAGGAAATAGCGGTGATACCGTTTCCCGCCTGTGGTCTCGTATAATTCGGCTGCGGCCCAAATCCGCTCATCGCTGTCGTCTCTGTCACCGTATTCTCCGGTATTGGTTCCGGCCGGATTGTGAAATCCGCCTCTCGGCACGATATCCGGATTGGCTTCCAAAAAATTCCATGCGCGAATGGCGCTCTGCTGGAGCCGCTCAGAAAACGCCTGGTCAAAGGGCGCCAAAGTTCTCGCTGCTCTCGCTGTCAATGCCGCAAAATCCGCCGTCGCCGCAGAAGCGACCTCATAAATGTACCGGAGGCTGTCCTGTGGTTCCGGCATCACCATTCCGGTAAACCGCTGGGTCGTCAACTTGTGGTACACTCCGCCATCCGAGCGCTGCATCGTTATGGTCCATTCGAGTTCGCAGCGGATCTCATCCAGGATATCCGGGATACCGTTTCCGCTCTCCGGGATGCCAATGTCATCCCTGGCAAACTCGTCCGGGAAATAGTCATACGCCATGAGCAATGTCCCGACTGTAATGCCTGCCGGAACCATATATTTTCCGTAGTCGCCGGCGTCATGCCATCCGCCTGTGGATTCTATATGGGTATCGGACCTCAGGGATACGTGTGGAGTAGCATCATCCTGGTGACAGGCCGAATGTTTATACACTTCCGCTGCCGGATCCTCCAGCGCTGTTCCGCATCTCTGGAAGTAAAATCCCTTCAGCGCTTTGCGAAACACGTCGGAATATACGTATCCGGCAATACGAAATTTTCCGGTGGCTGATCCGTCTGTCGCAGTTATATAGTACATGCCGGTTATGTTAACCGGACCAAAATCACCGCGATTAATTACTAAACCGGTCGATTCGTCCACCCCGGCCGAACTGGTCAATTCCCCGCGATAGACAATTGCTCCGTCCGTTGCATCATGCACCATAAAACTATCGGCAGGGCCGACAGCGTATACGAACTTTTCGGCAGTCGGGAGGTATCCGGCCTGGTTGACGACTAGCAACGGCTCTCCTGCCTGAGTCGTCCCGCCGAGAAGGAATAAAATTACATACAGCACATACGTTTTCAGATAATCGGTCATTAATCATTTTCCCCAATCCAACGTGGGTTTTGGACGCCTTTGGAAGGAAATACTCTATGGATATTTGAACAGTAAATCCGGAATCGGCTCCGGATTATTTTCTCCGATTGCTCCCGTTAAAGGTTTCGATCAATATACCAGCACAGTGAACGCCCGCATCCAACAAGTACTGTATCAATTTACAAGCGCTCACTCTGTTGGTATCTGTCCACAGTCGTCGTGCACTACTCGACAGTAACCCCTCTGTTCAGGAACAGAAAGACACCGCCGACAATGAGCATAATGCCGCCCCACCAGATGTTCGGATGAACCTCCTGCAGTACGGTCGTACTATGGGATGGATAAATCAGGTAATAGATACCTGCGACAAAGATTAATCCACCGATAATCAGCAGAATCAGCCCGATAAAAAACCAGATTGGGCGCATTCCTTTTTCCTCAGCCATATCTCTTACTCCTCTCTTACCAGAAAATGATATTCAAAATAACCAGAACCACCACAGAAATGATCGCGTAAAATTCAGGCTTGCGGTAATATTTCACGTCCTTTGTCTCCGCTTCTTCGGTGAGTCCCTTCACGAGACCGACCAGTTCGCTGTGTGGCTTCTTTTTGGTAAAAAAGCTGATAATGATCGTTACAAAGAAGCAAATCAGCCAGGCCCACCAGGCGCGCCAGAAGTTGGCCGCCATATCACTGGCAACGCCGGACATGGTAATGGCGCTCTCTGCTATCCAGCCGAACCGGACACCCAGCCACATGGTGAAAGACGCCGTCATACCGACCAGCAGTCCCCAGAATGCGCCGTTGGGCGTAATCCATTTCACGAACATACCCAGCAGCATGGTGGCAAAGAGGGGGGCGTTCACCCAGGAAAAGATCGCCTGCATATAATCCATAATGGTCGGCATACTTTTGGCCCAGTACGCAGTCACAACACTCAGGATGATCCCTGCAATAGTAGCAACCCGCCCCATCCAGAGAAGGTGTTCACTGGACGCGTCCTTTTTTATAACTGATTTGTAGATATCGTAGGTCCAGACGGTATTAAACGCGCTGATATTCCCCGCCTGTCCGGCCATAAATCCGGCAAGCAGGGCGGTGATACCCAGTCCGATCAACCCGTTGGGATAATACCGGACAATCAACATGGGAAGTGCGGAATCATAATTAATGCTGCCCCCGTCCTGCAACAGCTGGAATCCGCTGCCCGGATCATTGGACAACACCAGTGCAATCAGGCCGCCAACGACGACGATGAACGGAAGGGCCATCTTGAAAAACGACGCGATAATCGGGGTCATCCGGGCGGATCGCAAATCTTTGGCAGAAAAGGCACGCTGCACCACCAGAAAATCAGTGGTCCAATAGCCGAATGAAAGAACAAAGCCCAACCCTAGAACGATCCCCCCCCAGGTCACCAGCATCCCGTTTTGTGTGGGATCGGTTGAGGTGGACCAGAGGGTATTGAACGATTCGGGAACCCGCGCAAAGATTTCCTGCATGCTGCCAATTTCTACGATACCGAGAATTACCACCAGGAACAGCCCGAACCAAATCAGAAAGAACTGGACAATTTCAGTGAAAATGGCGGACATCAGTCCACTCAGGGTGACATACGCTGCAACGGTTGCCGCGGATGCCCACATGCTAATATCCCAGTTCCATCCCAGGAAGGTGTGGAGCACCAGTGCCATGGCATACAGGTTGATCCCGGAAACCAGCAGCGTCATTACGCCAAAGGAAATAGCGTTTAATACGCGTGTCTTTTCATCGAACCGGAGTTTGAGATATCCGGGAATCGATTTGATTTTGCTGCTGTAATAAAACGGCATCATATAGATGGCCAGGAACAGCATTGCCGGGATAGCGCCAATCCAATAGAAGTGCGCCACGTACATCCCGTATTTGAAAGTATTCCCGGTCATCCCCAGGAGCTCCAACGCCCCCATATTTGCCGAGAGAAAGGCCAAACCGGCGACCCATGAACTGTTTTTACGGCCGGCCAGGAAAAAATCTTCGTCGTTTTTGGTGAATCGCTTCAGATAATAGCCGATACCAAGGACGAATCCGAAATAGACAGCAATAATTACCCAGTCAACAAACGCTAACCGTATGGCATCCACAACCTTGCTCCTTCTGGTCTATGCAGTAGGTTTCCTACACCATTGATTCAATTCACTGAATAACAGGTGCAGAGGTATACTGCTTAGTTCAAAAATTGCGCCAAGCGCCGCCGTGGCGAAGGCTCGTTACCTGTTTCCGTCTAACTGACTCTTTATCTCTGTGTGACTACTTTTTTCCCTTCCTGAAATACCGGAAAATTATTATTTAGATAATTCATTTGTTATCATAGTGATAAGGAAGTCGGCTTGTCGTCCGCGATTCCTGCCGATTCTCGCTATTTCATAATTGTAGGTTGAATTTCTTTTTACCAATCTCTCATTTTAACCCAAGGTCTTTGCACATCCGATGAAAATTCGGTGGCGCCAGCCCCAGTTGGCGGGCAGCTTCCGCATCGGTGTCTGTTAACTCACGAACAAAAGTGACGTATTCCGCCCGGAACCGTTCCTCAATTTCCCGCAGTGGCTGGATATTTTCCTCTCTGAAAACCGAACGGAATCCGTTACCACTGGTGCTCTGGTTCACGATTCCCAGCACCGATTTCACATCGCTGACAGACGGTTTTTTATCGAAAATCAACAACAGACGCTGAATCACATTCTGGAGTTCGCGGACGTTCCCCGGCCAGTTGTGCTCGCTGAGGACCTGCATCACATCGTCGTTTAAGGGCAAAGGCGGTGTGCCCATTCTGGTACAAAATTTTTCCATAAAATACTCGGTTAATACCGGAATATCCTCTCTTCTCTCCCGGAGTGCCGGGAC encodes:
- a CDS encoding sodium:solute symporter family protein, producing MDAIRLAFVDWVIIAVYFGFVLGIGYYLKRFTKNDEDFFLAGRKNSSWVAGLAFLSANMGALELLGMTGNTFKYGMYVAHFYWIGAIPAMLFLAIYMMPFYYSSKIKSIPGYLKLRFDEKTRVLNAISFGVMTLLVSGINLYAMALVLHTFLGWNWDISMWASAATVAAYVTLSGLMSAIFTEIVQFFLIWFGLFLVVILGIVEIGSMQEIFARVPESFNTLWSTSTDPTQNGMLVTWGGIVLGLGFVLSFGYWTTDFLVVQRAFSAKDLRSARMTPIIASFFKMALPFIVVVGGLIALVLSNDPGSGFQLLQDGGSINYDSALPMLIVRYYPNGLIGLGITALLAGFMAGQAGNISAFNTVWTYDIYKSVIKKDASSEHLLWMGRVATIAGIILSVVTAYWAKSMPTIMDYMQAIFSWVNAPLFATMLLGMFVKWITPNGAFWGLLVGMTASFTMWLGVRFGWIAESAITMSGVASDMAANFWRAWWAWLICFFVTIIISFFTKKKPHSELVGLVKGLTEEAETKDVKYYRKPEFYAIISVVVLVILNIIFW
- a CDS encoding glycoside hydrolase family 9 protein, translated to MTDYLKTYVLYVILFLLGGTTQAGEPLLVVNQAGYLPTAEKFVYAVGPADSFMVHDATDGAIVYRGELTSSAGVDESTGLVINRGDFGPVNITGMYYITATDGSATGKFRIAGYVYSDVFRKALKGFYFQRCGTALEDPAAEVYKHSACHQDDATPHVSLRSDTHIESTGGWHDAGDYGKYMVPAGITVGTLLMAYDYFPDEFARDDIGIPESGNGIPDILDEIRCELEWTITMQRSDGGVYHKLTTQRFTGMVMPEPQDSLRYIYEVASAATADFAALTARAARTLAPFDQAFSERLQQSAIRAWNFLEANPDIVPRGGFHNPAGTNTGEYGDRDDSDERIWAAAELYETTGGKRYHRYFLDHFDDVKPMANNFTWNQVGTLGHLTYLWTSRQAADPEVKATLQSALREQCDAVIEIINRSGFRTAIAPGEFNWGSNSLAMNRAMLLLMGYETFDDSAYYNGALDQLNYILGTNAHEMTFLTGVGERSPMHIHHRQSAADGIVQPVPGLLAGGPNEDRQDRVLMERFTEDTPPALCYADSLDSYASNEIAINWNAPLVFVAGYFSSPK